The nucleotide window CTCGGttcttggtgaagaaggtcaGCTCGCGGATAAAGTTCCGTTTCgggatggcggtgatgtcgaggttgTCTGTCAAAATGTCGCGGAGGGTGGAAGGCTGGCCGTCCACCCTGTCAAAGACACGCTTTGGTTTGTTGGACATGTCCAGGGGTTTGTCAGCAACATCGTTCCAGCCCATGAGGTTGATCAGCTCTTGGACGTCCTCGGGGTAGTTCTTTGGGTAGATCGACAGTATCGATTGGCCGCGCATGTCGCTGACCTTGCTGATGAGTTTCTCGCCGCCGTAGACGTCAAAGACAATGTGGCGGACGTCTTGCCAGTGGTCAAAGGGGGTGACTCTGGCGTTGTCAACCACTTTGGCGAATACACCTTGAGGAATTGCCAGTCTGGTTGGTAGGGGAGTTCTCGGGCCAACCTTCTTGGTCGTCTCGAGAGAGTACTTGGATGGGTGGTCTTTGAGGATATTGTTCTTGTCTAGGACGTCGACTGGCGTTCCCGTTCGGATCTCCCAGCTTTGGTCTTCCCGGGCTTCCCAGGCGGGGAAAGTGGCAGCTTGTCGCTGGTTGTGTTCGAACCGACGCTGGGATAGAGGCGCGGGGTTGTCGACATGGGAGTAAAGGGCGCTTTGGGTGGCGCTTTTGTCTGCTGGAAGGGGCTCCATTGTCGGCATAACCCGTACTGAATACTTTGGTGGAAGAAGCTGATTGTTGGAAATGGGCGCTGTTCCTTCGGGAAGTGGGTATTTCTCCAACAAAGCGGCCTTGAACTCTTCTTTCCAGGGAAGGTATATGCTGTCGATGCTGTCGATGGTTGCGGTGTATTGTTAGAGATATCAAGTAATCCGTTGAGCTGCCAATAAAGTTGAGATCAAAGTTGCTTACCCGTTGTTGTGGCGCTCGTCTGCCTCGGCAGCCCTAAAGAACTCTGTTGCCCCAAGCTGCAGGAGCCTCACTTGCAACTTCCGTGCTGCCCAGTTGAACCTGCATTGGCAGCTTTGTTAGCAAGTCATGTCCACGACTGAATAACAAGGCAAGCAAACTCACTTTCGATAACCGCTGTCACCAAGGCCGAATATCGCAAACTTGACAGGTCCGAGGCAGTTGCTGTTATTGAGTTTCTCTCGCCTAAGATTTTTCCAGAAATTTAGAGTATTTGTGGGCATGTCACCTTGCCCAGTTGTAGAAGTTACAAAGACCACCAGTGAGACTTTCAAGAGGTCTGACTGCAAGGTGAGTGGAGAGTCAGTTGGGGTCTTCAAGTGAATAGAGTGTGAAGTTGCTCCCATGGGCATTGACCAACCAGTTTGAAGCTatccatctcatccatcCTGGTATGAAAGTGCAGCCTCCGTGCCATGTCCTCGAGCTCTATTGCGATTTCCTCAGCATTTCCTGTCTCTGAGCCGTAAAGGATGGCCATGCTCCTCCCCTCGATTTCAACGGGCGATGCCAGTTGCGCCATCTTGGCCGGGCTCTCCACTTGTACACTCATAGTATACCTTTGGATAGCGAGTCCGTCAAGATGACCGAGAATGCTGCTGGGTTGAGTGCTAATCTTCGAGTTTATATGTTACTTGTGAGTGAGCTTGCCGCCCAAAAAATCGTAAGAGATGCTGAGTCATAAAATCTCCAAGCTTGATTCTTCAATGTGCGATGTCGTCGAATATCCGGTATCGTAAGTTGAATTAAACTTGGTCAATGGTGGTTGTAGAACTACAGAATGGTTTTACTGATTGATAAGGCTGAGCAGGAGCTTGAATGTGAGATCTCCGTGGTTTATCGGATCGGTCCCGAAACCGGCCCGGCCCAGCTTTCGTCCCGCTATCCTGGAGCTTTGTTCCCGGATCGGACCTCCGAACATCGGGTTCCTTGCCGTCATCTGGGAGCATCTCCAGCTCGGCTCAAATCCCAAGAACAGAGGCCGTgcttctccgcctccgtcTTCAAAAACCCTGAGCGCAAGGACTCCATTCCCAGGGGCGAGTTTGCCATTCTCAGGTGATGTGATGTTGGACAATGCTCGAATCAAGGCTGGGGGCAATGAGGGGCAACGGGCAGCAATGAGGTCAAAAGCGGAGCCCGTTTATGGAGAGGTGGACACATGATAAACATCGCCGGCGCCGTGGTTCAGCTTCTTTGCAAATACAGCCTGACAGCCAAGATATGCCCCTATTTCTATGGTCAGAGGGTTGCCCCTTTTTCTAATCTGGCTGTACACCTCAGCTGCATACGCATAAACAACCAGTGCAGAATCGTCGTGTCAAAGCACCAGTGAACGGACAGGATGGGGGCGGTGTGGATGGAAGCGTCTGGAAGCTGCCCTTGCCTCTCACCCTGTCGACCAAGGGCCCAGTGCCAATTTCCCCGCTAAAACGCCTGTCATGCCAACCCTGCCCTTGCGGGCCACTAACAGCAAAAGGGGCATCAGCCAATCGGGCGCCGTTGTGTCATCGGATTTGGCACAATATCTCTTGTTTCCATTTTTCATGTGTGCGTCGTCAACCACTGCATATATCTtcagaaaaagagagaggtgcAGGCTGGCGATCAGCATGATCTCTGATCACCAACTCTCCCGTTGCCGAGCTGGTTAGGCATGGACCAGGCCTCTCTTTGCGTTTCCCGCAGCCGGGCGGGCCCCAAACTGAATTGGGCTTGTTCGCCCAAGCTCCCGGGTGGAATGAACCAAGACCAGACAAGGGTTTGTCTCCGAGCTCGCCAAGGGCCGTCGATGATCTCAAACCTCCAGCTTCCCATGAGTTGTTATATACAGCTGGATGGATGGCTTTAAAACACATGATGGAGACTACAATGCAGCTCATGGGTGGTTTGTTTATTCAGCATATCGGAACCATCTTCTTgtgtatatatatgtatTTATAATCATCTTCCACCAACACTGGCCCCCTGATAGAACTACCCGGGGCTCATGATTCATTTCCGTTTGGTGCAACCTCAACCGAGCGccaggaagagggagagcgagggtggtgctggtagAGCCACGACACTACGGATATCGTCAACTAGCTTTGTATCATGACATCGACACTACACTCTTGTTGGTGAAGTGTCTATCTGAACACAGCCTCTGTATCTCCATGTCCATGTGGTGGGTGAGTAGAGTAGGTGCTCTTTCCGAGATGGAAATTCGTCTGATGTTCGCCATGGCTCCAGATAATACGATGGTCCAGAGCCACTTTCCTATTCAGTCAATGGCAATAGATCTCCTGAGCTTTGAGTGAAATCCGGAGCACGGGCCCCATTGAATGAGGGGAGGTTTTTGAGATATATACTTTCCCTCTTCGACTTTGAAACTCTGAGGCTCATCACTTGACTTGGAATTTAAAAACCCACACAGAAACGACAACCGCCAAAAACCTAATAAGCTAAACAATAAGTTGAGCTTCCTGCCCCGCGCCAAACCCACGGAACCGAACCACACCAAGACAAAACACACCGTATTTTCTGTTTTCTCGACACAAACGAATAGTGAAGATCACCTATTGAGGTATGTACCTGCTAGACCTACGTGTTTCCACATCACCATATACAACACATCTTCATCGACGAGCCTTGTCGTCTTTCGtccttcctccttcctccttcccccagaagttctggtggtggggcgCAGCACCACTTCACCACGCACCCCTGCCTTTGACTGCTGCCCTGCACTTTCCCCGGGCCCCACCTCcgtctcccaccccccaggCAATTGCTGTTCAGGCCAGGTACGTACCGCCGCCACGCCTGCCACTCGGCCGCTTGCGAAAAATTATTTGAATTTTGGCCGCGCCGACTCACAgctctcccccttcttccctctccccacgTCAACCACCAAGGATCGCTACAGCTTCAACCTTCGTCAACCACACCTCTCAAGACCTCTAGGGCTCCAAGCTACCCTATTCTAACTCCCCCCCAGACCCAGAGTCCAATTCTAATACTCGTTCCGTGAACGTCTCCCTCCATCACTACCTGACGCTTCACCCGTTGCCTTGCTCAACGAGTCATCACCCGTCACATCAACTTGTGGATCgactccatcaacaccaaccgaCATCCTTATCAATCACCATGTCTACCGTCGTGGAGAAAGTTGCTGACGCTGCTGCCGCGGCCGTCAATGACGTTACCAACGCTCTGGCCAACACCTCTATCACTGGCAAGACAGACGACAAGTctgccaacaacaacgatgCCGTCCTTGCCAGCGCTGCTGAAGGTCGCCGCCTGTACATCGGCAACCTTGCCTACGCGACAacggagggggagttgaaggaatTCTTCAAGGGCTACCTTGTGTAagtttgtttgctttttttttctttgttcaCACATGCATTGGTTGCCGTCAAGCACGGTGTCCGGGTCGACTCGAGTCGAGTTGCGCTTGGTGAGGTTTGTTTCCTGGTGTTGTTATTGTCGTTGCTGCTTGACCGCTGCTTCGCTTGATGCCTGGTCCTGCCACTCCACCGCTGGCCACGTCTACCTTGCACCAGCACCATGGCCTCATGCGGCCCACAGCTCAGCGGGCTAGACCACGCCTGTTCCCCGCAGCCGGTCAAGCTTGGCCGTCCCTCACTGTTGACAAGCACTTTGTTTGAGCCATCGCTGACCATGTATCGCCTCGTGCAGTGAGTCCGTTTCTATCCCAAAGAACCCTCGCACCGACCGCCCCGTCGGCTATGCCTTCGTCGACCTCTCTACCCCCAGTGAAGCTGAGCGCGCCATTGCTGAGCTCTCCGGCAAGGAGATCCTGGAGCGTAAGGTCTCTGTTCAGCTCGCTCGCAAGCCCGAGGCCAACGAGAAGACTGAGGGTGCCGGCGAGGGCACCAACGCTGATGGCACGCGCCGCCGCCAGTCTACCCGTGGTCGTGGCCGCGCTGgccgtggccgtggtggacGCGCTCGCGGTGGCCGTGGCAGTGACGTAAGTTGTTGTCTTCGAGCTCGGTGCATGAGAGCTATCTCAAGCTAACACTTTTGCTcaggacgagaagaaggaggacggtGCTACCTCGGGCGACGCCGCTGAGATTGCCGCCGATACTCAGGTTCAGCCCCTGAAGGACATCACCAACGAAGCCAACACTAACCAGGACAAGTCTGGCAAGAACCAGGCTCGCACTGCCCGTGAGCGTCGTGAGCGTGGTCCCCCCGCCGATGGCATTCCTTCCAAGACCAAGGTCATGgtcgccaacctcccctaCGACCTGaccgaggagaaggtttGTGATCATCGTCCCGGCTTCTTGCGTGCAACATGCTAACCCCCTTCCAGCTCAAGGAACTCTTTGCTGCCTACCAGCCCTTGTCCGCCAAGATCGCTCTTCGCCCCATCCCCCGCTTCAtgatcaagaagctccaggcCCGTGGTGAGCCGCGCAAGGGACGTGGCTTCGGCTTCGTCACCTTGGCTTCCGAGGAGTTGCAGCAGAAGGCCGTTGCTGAAATGAACGGCAAGGACATCGATGGCCGTGAGATCGCCGTCAAGGTCGCCATCGACAGCCCCGACAAGACTGACGATGACGTTCACGGTGCTCACGAGGCCGGCGAGAAGATCGAGGGTACTACTCAGGAGCAGGCTCCTGTTGCCCCGGCGGCTGTTGGTAaccctgcccctgcccctgccccggCGTCTGCCACGCCCGCAGCTGctcctgccaccaccactgcttAAAAATGCTCAACCCTTGATGAGCATGGGGACGCAAGACGATATCggcggagatgatgatgatgacttcGTTATCTTTATCCGACTATCTTCTTAATCGTATGTATTAACTTTTTTGCGGTTGCATTTTTCACGACAGGGAATGGGTGGATGATTTCGGTTATGGTTAGACATGAAAATGAAGCGGCAGATGAAATAGTTTCCTGGGCGTCTGGttcgaggttggggtttCATAAGGGCTCCATTCACGGTTGAGACAACAGGAGGAGAATTATCTCGGCTTTGGCACACGAATACTCATTAATTTTCATGACCTCTTTGCCTGATTTTTTGGTGGAGTAGACGA belongs to Podospora bellae-mahoneyi strain CBS 112042 chromosome 6, whole genome shotgun sequence and includes:
- a CDS encoding hypothetical protein (EggNog:ENOG503NZQ5; COG:A); its protein translation is MSTVVEKVADAAAAAVNDVTNALANTSITGKTDDKSANNNDAVLASAAEGRRLYIGNLAYATTEGELKEFFKGYLVESVSIPKNPRTDRPVGYAFVDLSTPSEAERAIAELSGKEILERKVSVQLARKPEANEKTEGAGEGTNADGTRRRQSTRGRGRAGRGRGGRARGGRGSDDEKKEDGATSGDAAEIAADTQVQPLKDITNEANTNQDKSGKNQARTARERRERGPPADGIPSKTKVMVANLPYDLTEEKLKELFAAYQPLSAKIALRPIPRFMIKKLQARGEPRKGRGFGFVTLASEELQQKAVAEMNGKDIDGREIAVKVAIDSPDKTDDDVHGAHEAGEKIEGTTQEQAPVAPAAVGNPAPAPAPASATPAAAPATTTA
- the TAH18 gene encoding NAPDH-dependent diflavin reductase (EggNog:ENOG503NUCM; BUSCO:EOG09261QR5; COG:C), with translation MSVQVESPAKMAQLASPVEIEGRSMAILYGSETGNAEEIAIELEDMARRLHFHTRMDEMDSFKLSDLLKVSLVVFVTSTTGQGDMPTNTLNFWKNLRREKLNNSNCLGPVKFAIFGLGDSGYRKFNWAARKLQVRLLQLGATEFFRAAEADERHNNGIDSIYLPWKEEFKAALLEKYPLPEGTAPISNNQLLPPKYSVRVMPTMEPLPADKSATQSALYSHVDNPAPLSQRRFEHNQRQAATFPAWEAREDQSWEIRTGTPVDVLDKNNILKDHPSKYSLETTKKVGPRTPLPTRLAIPQGVFAKVVDNARVTPFDHWQDVRHIVFDVYGGEKLISKVSDMRGQSILSIYPKNYPEDVQELINLMGWNDVADKPLDMSNKPKRVFDRVDGQPSTLRDILTDNLDITAIPKRNFIRELTFFTKNRDEVERLWEFLLPGNEQEFYDYTSRPRRTILELLSDFPGVKIPVERVLDLFPVIRHRDFSVCNGGASLTENQYDPDAPNATLPVFPLRIEILAALVEYKTIIRKPRQGLCSRYLKYLARDTPLTVRISPSRGENVMMPLPTAVQRPLIAVATGTGIAPIRALIQERLEYEVDTQVGETVLFYGGRNRDKDYHFGGEWGYIKGLTVFPCFSRDEEEPAAVEKKEEEEKKKGGNVWEKPIKTEEEENVEFGIVEEMDPDRGKRYVQNEIRKRAKEVAGLMRRGPVVAVCGSAGKMPIAVRKAFVDVLVGEKLVRDREEGERWLGMRVVYWEDTW